In Lentibacillus amyloliquefaciens, one DNA window encodes the following:
- a CDS encoding N-acetylglucosamine kinase, which produces MKYVVGIDGGGTKTVAVITSADGRVAAKSAAGPVNPNVVEKKEIHQTFFELMQDLKQQNNDAFEYLTSLFAGISGAGNDKAVQMLTDMLKGLVPEDTVVQVEPDAINALYSGTWGKPGIVQISGTGSITFGINADGRRDRVGGWGYLFGDEGSGYDMGKAGITAALKAFDGRTKETVLLEMICAHFRIDNPYNLIQKVYASPSPKSEISPIAKLVFDAYRQHDTAAREIIKNTVKELGSSIRTLKAKLYQPEEAVYAVLCGGVFRDKTILPDMLEKELQNDRQLTMVNPEMAPVGGSIIGALLMENNRIDETLIRNFISTY; this is translated from the coding sequence ATGAAATATGTTGTCGGGATTGATGGGGGTGGAACCAAGACAGTTGCTGTCATTACAAGTGCAGATGGCAGAGTTGCAGCAAAATCAGCTGCAGGCCCCGTCAATCCGAATGTCGTTGAGAAAAAGGAAATTCATCAGACATTTTTCGAGCTGATGCAGGATTTGAAACAGCAAAACAATGATGCTTTTGAATACCTCACCAGTTTATTCGCCGGGATATCAGGAGCGGGAAATGACAAAGCTGTTCAGATGCTGACAGATATGCTGAAAGGGCTTGTTCCTGAGGATACAGTTGTCCAAGTTGAGCCTGATGCCATTAATGCACTTTACTCCGGTACGTGGGGCAAGCCTGGAATAGTACAGATTTCAGGAACGGGTTCGATAACATTTGGCATCAACGCTGATGGAAGACGTGATCGTGTTGGAGGGTGGGGTTATTTATTTGGTGATGAAGGAAGCGGCTATGACATGGGCAAAGCAGGAATCACAGCAGCTTTAAAAGCGTTTGACGGACGCACTAAAGAGACAGTGCTGCTTGAAATGATCTGTGCTCATTTCCGTATTGACAATCCTTATAATCTTATCCAGAAGGTTTATGCCTCTCCATCTCCGAAAAGTGAGATTTCACCGATTGCCAAATTGGTATTCGACGCTTATAGACAACATGATACAGCAGCCCGGGAAATAATTAAAAATACCGTAAAAGAATTGGGCAGCAGCATCAGGACGTTAAAAGCAAAACTTTACCAACCTGAAGAAGCGGTGTATGCTGTTTTATGCGGCGGTGTATTTCGGGATAAAACAATACTGCCGGACATGCTGGAAAAAGAACTTCAGAACGACCGGCAGCTAACGATGGTCAATCCTGAAATGGCACCGGTCGGCGGTTCGATCATTGGTGCTTTATTAATGGAAAATAATCGCATAGATGAAACTCTAATCCGAAATTTTATTTCAACCTATTAG
- a CDS encoding MurR/RpiR family transcriptional regulator, producing the protein MSQVKGGLTILKDRVHALPPSEKKLAEYILKNPEEAIMLTAVSLGKESGTSSAAVIRLCKSLGLKGFQELKIRVAGDLQKNGEQDFRDIEPNDKTENLIEKMTSNTIQTITETVDIMRASDLKNAANTLTEAKSIVLIGVGASFIAAKDAEQKFTRIDKFVQAFSDVHMGATAIANKGPDDVVVGISFSGQTKQVIELLELAKSKHAITISITKSGKSPVSDISDIQLHTSAAREATFRSGATSSRMAQLHVIDILLMVIASNEYEDTIKHLDETRKAISALMKRQV; encoded by the coding sequence TTGTCACAAGTCAAAGGCGGACTGACAATTTTAAAGGATAGGGTTCATGCCCTGCCGCCGTCAGAAAAGAAGTTGGCCGAATATATTTTAAAAAACCCGGAAGAGGCCATTATGCTGACAGCTGTATCTTTAGGAAAAGAAAGCGGCACCTCAAGTGCAGCGGTCATCCGGCTATGCAAATCGCTCGGGCTTAAGGGTTTCCAGGAATTAAAGATACGGGTTGCCGGTGATCTGCAAAAAAACGGAGAACAGGACTTTCGGGATATTGAGCCGAATGATAAAACAGAAAACTTAATCGAAAAAATGACATCAAATACGATTCAAACGATTACAGAGACCGTGGATATCATGCGCGCATCTGATTTGAAAAATGCTGCCAATACGCTTACTGAGGCAAAATCAATTGTCTTAATTGGTGTAGGTGCATCATTCATTGCGGCTAAGGATGCAGAGCAGAAGTTTACAAGAATTGATAAATTTGTTCAGGCTTTTTCCGATGTGCATATGGGGGCGACAGCTATTGCGAATAAAGGACCTGATGATGTCGTTGTGGGGATTTCTTTTTCGGGACAAACAAAACAAGTTATAGAACTGCTGGAACTGGCAAAAAGCAAACATGCTATAACAATCAGCATTACAAAATCAGGTAAGTCGCCAGTCAGCGATATTTCGGATATTCAATTACATACGTCCGCTGCAAGGGAAGCAACATTCAGAAGCGGTGCGACATCTTCAAGGATGGCTCAACTTCACGTAATTGATATCCTTCTGATGGTGATAGCTTCAAACGAATACGAAGATACTATCAAACATCTTGATGAAACAAGAAAAGCAATATCAGCCCTGATGAAGAGACAAGTTTAA